A portion of the Bombina bombina isolate aBomBom1 chromosome 9, aBomBom1.pri, whole genome shotgun sequence genome contains these proteins:
- the LOC128640535 gene encoding xaa-Pro aminopeptidase 1-like, whose translation MGRNRAKMTMSLLHIQILHSEINVSQTDICLSQMIVKDTVTEISASDKAEEFRSQQEDFVELSFATISSTGPNGAIIHYKPVPETNRTLSVNEIFLLDSGAQYKDGTTDVTRTVHFGTPTDYQKECFTYVLKGHISVSAAVFPNGTKGHLLDSFARSALWESGLDYLHGTGHGVGSFLNVHEGPCGISYKTFADEPLEAGMILSDEPGYYEDGSFGIRIENLVLVVAAKTKYDFRNRGSLTFEPITLVPIQTKMISADLLTQKEIDWVNAYHKKCRDVVGAELEKQGRHEALQWLIKETQPISKLQ comes from the exons ATGGGCAGAAATCGTGCAAAAATGAcaatgtctctccttcacatccaaatcctgcatagtgagataaacgtCTCGCAAACTGATATTTGCCTGTCTCAAATG ATTGTTAAAGATACAGTCACAGAAATCTCCGCTTCTGATAAGGCTGAAGAGTTTCGCAG ccagcaggagGATTTCGTAGAACTCAGTTTTGCTACAATTTCCAGTACAGGACCTAACGGTGCCATCATCCACTACAA ACCTGTTCCTGAAACAAACAGGACGTTGTCGGTTAATGAGATCTTCCTCCTGGACTCTGGTGCGCAATACAA GGACGGTACTACTGATGTGACCAGAACTGTGCATTTTGGAACGCCGACTGACTATCAAAAG gaatgctTCACGTATGTTTTAAAAGGACACATCTCTGTGAGCGCTGCCGTCTTCCCCAACGGAACCAaag GGCACCTCCTTGACTCCTTTGCTCGCTCAGCATTGTGGGAGTCTGGTCTGGATTACTTACATGGGACTGGACATGGGGTCGGATCCTTCCTGAATGTTCATGAGGGGCCGTGCGGCATCAGCTACAAAACGTTTGCAGATGAACCGTTGGAAGCTGGAATGATTCTTTCTGATG AGCCGGGGTACTACGAAGATGGTTCCTTTGGCATCAGAATTGAGAACCTGGTTCTGGTGGTTGCTGCTAAAACAAAG tATGACTTCAGAAACAGAGGAAGCCTGACATTTGAGCCCATTACACTGGTACCCATACAGACAAAAATGATCAGTGCGGATTTACTGACACAGAAAGAG ATTGACTGGGTTAACGCGTATCACAAGAAATGCAGAGATGTCGTTGGAGCTGAGCTGGAAAAACAAGGGCGTCATGAGGCCCTCCAGTGGTTGATTAAGGAAACACAGCCCATTTCCAAATTACAGTAG